A genomic region of Pseudomonas abietaniphila contains the following coding sequences:
- a CDS encoding carbon-phosphorus lyase complex subunit PhnI → MYVAVKGGEQAIDNAHKLLAKKRRGDTSVAELGVEQIRQQLPLAVARVMTEGSLYDEELAALAIKQAAGDLVEAIFLLRAYRTTLPRFSASLPINTSSMQLNRRLSATFKDVPGGQLLGPTFDYTHRLLDFTLLAEGEYPGPQGKPDATVEACPRVLGLLAKEGLIKEEADTGAPVADITREPLEYPASRAERLQALARGDEGFLLALGYSTQRGYGRNHPFAGEIRVGDVEVWIEPEELGFPISIGAIEVTECEMVNQFVGSATELPQFTRGYGLAFGHAERKAMGMALVDRSLRAGEYAEEIVSPAQQEEFVLAHCDNVEASGFVSHLKLPHYVDFQAELELIRKLRKPSKEQAQ, encoded by the coding sequence ATGTACGTTGCCGTCAAAGGTGGTGAACAGGCCATCGATAATGCGCACAAGCTGCTGGCGAAGAAACGTCGTGGCGACACTTCGGTGGCCGAACTGGGCGTCGAGCAAATCCGTCAGCAACTGCCGCTGGCCGTGGCCCGGGTCATGACCGAAGGCTCGCTGTACGACGAGGAACTGGCCGCACTGGCGATCAAACAGGCGGCCGGCGATCTGGTCGAGGCGATCTTTTTGCTGCGCGCTTATCGCACCACGCTGCCGCGTTTCAGCGCGAGCCTGCCGATCAACACCTCGTCGATGCAGCTCAACCGTCGTTTGTCCGCGACCTTCAAGGACGTCCCGGGCGGACAGTTGTTGGGGCCGACCTTCGACTACACCCATCGTCTGCTGGATTTCACGCTGCTGGCCGAAGGTGAATACCCGGGGCCGCAAGGCAAGCCAGACGCCACGGTAGAGGCCTGTCCGCGGGTGCTGGGCTTGTTGGCCAAAGAAGGTCTGATCAAGGAAGAGGCCGACACCGGCGCGCCGGTCGCCGACATCACCCGCGAACCGCTGGAATACCCGGCCAGCCGTGCAGAGCGTTTGCAGGCCCTGGCCCGGGGCGACGAAGGTTTCCTGCTGGCGCTGGGTTATTCGACGCAGCGTGGCTACGGCCGTAACCACCCGTTTGCGGGCGAGATACGGGTCGGAGACGTCGAGGTCTGGATCGAGCCTGAAGAGTTGGGCTTCCCGATCTCCATCGGCGCCATCGAAGTCACCGAGTGCGAAATGGTCAACCAGTTCGTCGGTTCGGCCACCGAGCTGCCGCAATTCACGCGCGGCTATGGTCTGGCGTTCGGGCATGCCGAGCGCAAGGCGATGGGCATGGCGCTGGTGGACCGTTCGCTGCGCGCCGGTGAATACGCCGAGGAAATCGTCTCGCCGGCGCAGCAGGAAGAATTCGTGCTCGCGCACTGCGACAACGTCGAAGCTTCCGGCTTCGTGTCGCACCTAAAACTGCCGCATTACGTCGACTTCCAGGCCGAACTGGAACTGATCCGCAAACTGCGCAAGCCCTCCAAGGAGCAGGCCCAATGA
- a CDS encoding response regulator transcription factor → MYKILIADDHPLFREAIHNVISDGFPGSDVMETEDLDSALALTRAHDDLDLILLDLNMPGMHGLNGLINLRNEAPTIPVVIVSAEQDKQVVLQAITYGAVGFITKSSPRKQMTEAIEQILNGNVYLPSDIIRSQKSTTRRSGNEAPHFPPELLQALTRKQLLVLERMTKGDSNKQIAYSLTIAETTVKAHVSAILRKLNVHNRVQAILSAGDIDFAAYLRR, encoded by the coding sequence ATGTACAAGATCCTGATTGCCGACGATCACCCGCTGTTTCGGGAGGCTATTCACAACGTCATCAGCGATGGTTTTCCTGGCAGTGACGTCATGGAAACCGAAGACCTGGACAGCGCGCTGGCCCTGACCCGGGCGCATGACGATCTGGATTTGATTCTGCTGGACCTGAACATGCCGGGCATGCACGGCCTCAATGGCCTCATCAACCTGCGCAACGAAGCACCAACCATTCCAGTGGTGATCGTGTCTGCCGAACAGGACAAACAGGTTGTGCTGCAGGCAATCACCTACGGCGCGGTGGGTTTTATCACCAAGTCTTCACCACGCAAGCAGATGACCGAGGCCATCGAGCAGATTCTCAATGGCAACGTGTACCTGCCGTCAGACATCATCCGCAGCCAGAAAAGCACGACACGGCGCAGCGGCAATGAAGCGCCCCACTTCCCGCCCGAACTGCTCCAGGCGCTTACCCGCAAGCAATTGCTGGTACTGGAGCGCATGACCAAAGGCGACTCCAACAAACAAATCGCCTACAGCCTGACCATTGCGGAAACCACGGTGAAGGCGCACGTCTCGGCGATCTTGCGCAAACTCAACGTGCATAACCGGGTGCAGGCGATCCTGAGTGCGGGCGATATCGATTTTGCGGCGTATTTGCGCAGGTAG
- a CDS encoding thioredoxin family protein, with protein sequence MTTEPYVPETLIRADVDALSGVSVIEFGTNWCGHCNAAQPLIEEVIAEYPHVRRLKIEDGSGRRLGRSFRVKLWPTLVFMRDGEEVARLVRPTKVSYIEEAFEVLVQQG encoded by the coding sequence ATGACTACCGAGCCTTACGTGCCCGAAACCCTGATCCGAGCGGACGTGGATGCGCTGAGCGGCGTCAGCGTTATTGAGTTCGGCACCAACTGGTGCGGTCACTGCAATGCAGCGCAGCCCTTGATAGAAGAAGTGATCGCCGAGTACCCGCACGTGCGGCGCCTCAAAATCGAGGACGGCAGCGGACGCCGGCTGGGGCGTTCTTTCAGGGTGAAGTTATGGCCGACGCTGGTGTTCATGCGCGACGGCGAAGAGGTCGCCCGGTTGGTGCGACCGACCAAGGTCAGTTATATCGAAGAGGCGTTCGAGGTATTGGTGCAGCAGGGGTAA
- the phnK gene encoding phosphonate C-P lyase system protein PhnK: protein MNAAQNVSQVTVADRTQPLLKVNGLTKLYGAEKGCQDVSFELYPGEVLGIVGESGSGKSTLLSLLSGRCPPDRGVIDYRTTQGTWLDLYSASEAERRTLLRTEWGFVEQNPRDGLRMAVSAGANIGERLMAQGVRNYQQLRAAGLDWLSQVEIDPARIDDLPRTFSGGMQQRLQIARNLVSGPRLVFMDEPTGGLDVSVQARLLDLMRGLVRELDLAVVIVTHDLAVARLLADRLMVMRRSHVVETGLTDQILDDPQHPYSQLLVSSVLQP from the coding sequence ATGAATGCCGCTCAGAATGTTTCTCAGGTGACGGTCGCTGATCGCACCCAACCGCTGCTCAAGGTCAATGGCCTGACCAAACTGTATGGCGCTGAGAAGGGCTGTCAGGACGTCAGCTTCGAGCTGTACCCAGGCGAGGTGCTGGGCATTGTCGGTGAGTCCGGCTCAGGCAAATCCACGCTGCTTTCGCTGCTCAGCGGTCGCTGCCCGCCGGACCGTGGCGTCATCGATTACCGCACCACACAAGGCACTTGGTTGGACCTGTACAGCGCCAGTGAAGCCGAACGTCGCACCTTGTTACGCACCGAATGGGGCTTCGTCGAGCAGAACCCCCGTGACGGTCTGCGCATGGCGGTGTCGGCGGGCGCCAACATCGGCGAGCGCCTGATGGCTCAAGGCGTGCGCAATTATCAGCAACTGCGTGCGGCGGGCCTTGACTGGCTCAGTCAGGTGGAAATCGATCCTGCCCGTATCGACGACCTGCCCCGGACCTTTTCCGGAGGCATGCAACAGCGCCTGCAGATTGCCCGCAACCTGGTTTCCGGACCACGTCTGGTGTTCATGGACGAGCCGACGGGCGGCCTCGATGTGTCAGTGCAGGCGCGGCTGCTCGATCTGATGCGCGGCCTGGTGCGTGAGCTGGACCTGGCGGTGGTGATCGTGACGCACGACCTGGCCGTGGCCCGTCTGCTGGCCGACCGCTTGATGGTGATGCGCCGTTCTCACGTGGTGGAAACCGGTCTCACGGACCAGATCCTCGACGACCCGCAGCACCCGTATTCGCAACTGTTGGTGTCCTCGGTGCTGCAGCCCTGA
- a CDS encoding ABC transporter ATP-binding protein — translation MSALHVDQLSFSYGPREALRQVSFSLAPGRFAALLGPNGAGKSTLIALLTRLYDIQKGEIRMGECSLRQSPRPALKQLGVVFQQSTLDLDLSVEQNLRYHAALHGLARREVNQRIEQELARQGLSERRRERVRELNGGHRRRVEIARALLHQPRLLLLDEASAGLDPGSRLALNQHVRSLCREQGISVLWTTHLLDEVHSDDDLLILHQGRLVASGQARDVSAEHGGGLDTAFNRLTTSCGASPR, via the coding sequence ATGAGTGCGTTGCACGTCGACCAACTGAGTTTCTCCTATGGCCCACGTGAAGCATTGCGGCAGGTGTCGTTCAGCCTGGCGCCCGGTCGCTTCGCAGCCTTGCTGGGCCCGAACGGCGCGGGAAAATCCACCTTGATCGCGCTGTTGACCCGTCTCTACGACATACAGAAAGGCGAGATCCGCATGGGCGAATGTTCGCTGCGTCAGTCACCTCGCCCAGCCCTGAAGCAACTGGGTGTGGTATTTCAGCAAAGCACGCTGGATCTGGACCTGAGCGTTGAGCAGAACCTGCGGTATCACGCCGCGCTGCATGGTCTGGCCCGCCGCGAGGTCAACCAGCGGATTGAGCAGGAACTGGCCCGTCAGGGGTTGAGCGAGCGTCGTCGCGAGCGCGTCCGCGAACTGAATGGCGGGCACCGTCGCCGCGTAGAAATCGCGCGAGCGTTGCTGCATCAACCGCGGCTTCTGCTGCTGGACGAAGCCAGCGCAGGCCTTGATCCGGGAAGTCGTCTGGCCCTGAACCAGCATGTGCGCAGCCTGTGCCGCGAACAGGGTATCAGCGTGCTCTGGACCACCCATTTACTCGATGAAGTCCACAGCGACGACGACCTGCTGATTCTGCATCAGGGCCGTCTGGTTGCCAGCGGCCAGGCCCGTGACGTTAGCGCCGAGCACGGGGGCGGTCTGGACACCGCCTTCAATCGCTTGACCACCTCCTGCGGAGCGTCCCCACGATGA
- a CDS encoding alpha/beta fold hydrolase has protein sequence MSILTLKDGTEFFYKDWGTGQPIVFSHGWPLDGDAWDAQMLFLGQNGYRVIAHDRRGHGRSGQTWDGNDMDTYADDLAQLFEALDLKDAIMIGHSTGGGEVARYIGRHGTSRVAKAVLIGAVPPIMLKTAANPEGLPMDVFDGIRAGFTADRSQFFKDLAVPFFGFNRDGAKTSQGAIDSFWSIGMLGSVKGEFDCIKAFSETDFTEDLKKIDVPTLILHGDDDQIVPIVASGYKSHELVKGSTLHVVKGGSHGMCNVQPEEINTILLGFIKG, from the coding sequence ATGTCTATCTTGACCCTGAAAGACGGCACCGAGTTTTTTTACAAGGACTGGGGCACCGGCCAGCCAATCGTGTTCTCCCATGGCTGGCCACTGGACGGCGACGCCTGGGACGCACAGATGCTGTTCCTCGGTCAAAACGGTTACCGGGTCATTGCCCATGACCGTCGCGGCCATGGACGTTCGGGGCAGACCTGGGACGGCAACGACATGGACACCTACGCTGATGACCTGGCGCAGCTGTTCGAAGCGCTGGACCTGAAAGACGCAATCATGATCGGCCACTCCACCGGTGGCGGCGAAGTCGCGCGTTACATCGGTCGCCACGGCACCTCGCGTGTGGCCAAAGCCGTCCTGATCGGCGCCGTTCCACCGATCATGCTGAAAACCGCGGCGAACCCTGAAGGCCTGCCGATGGACGTGTTCGACGGCATCCGCGCCGGCTTCACCGCCGACCGCTCGCAATTCTTCAAAGACCTTGCTGTGCCGTTCTTCGGCTTCAACCGCGACGGCGCGAAAACCTCACAAGGCGCGATCGATTCGTTCTGGTCGATCGGCATGCTCGGCAGCGTCAAAGGCGAGTTCGACTGCATCAAGGCGTTCTCCGAGACCGACTTCACCGAAGACCTGAAAAAGATCGACGTCCCGACACTGATTCTGCACGGCGACGACGACCAGATCGTGCCGATCGTTGCGTCAGGCTACAAGAGCCACGAACTCGTGAAGGGCTCGACCCTGCACGTGGTGAAAGGCGGTTCTCACGGCATGTGCAACGTCCAACCGGAAGAGATCAACACGATCCTGCTGGGGTTCATCAAGGGTTGA
- the phnL gene encoding phosphonate C-P lyase system protein PhnL: protein MNTLIEVRDLSKTFTLHQQNGVVLNVLRGLSFSVQGGECLVLHGHSGAGKSTLLRTLYGNYLPAGGSIRVQHQGQWLELVDAEPRDVLAVRQLTLGYVSQFLRVIPRVATLDVVMEPALARGWSRAEAQARAEHLLSRLNIPQRLWQLAPGTFSGGEQQRVNIARGFMVPWPVMLLDEPTASLDDSNRQVVLELINEAKTDGAAVIGIFHDRLAREAVSDRHLDMTPLDLTAKELLQC from the coding sequence ATGAACACGCTGATCGAGGTCCGCGACCTCTCGAAAACCTTCACCCTGCATCAGCAGAACGGGGTGGTGTTGAACGTGTTACGCGGTTTGAGCTTCTCTGTACAAGGCGGTGAGTGCCTGGTGTTGCACGGCCATTCCGGCGCCGGTAAAAGCACGCTGCTGCGCACGTTGTACGGCAACTATCTGCCTGCAGGCGGTAGCATCCGCGTGCAGCATCAGGGCCAATGGCTGGAGCTGGTGGACGCCGAGCCACGTGATGTACTGGCGGTGCGGCAACTGACGCTGGGTTATGTCAGCCAGTTTCTGCGGGTGATCCCCCGTGTCGCGACGCTGGATGTGGTGATGGAGCCAGCGTTGGCCCGCGGCTGGAGCCGCGCAGAGGCCCAGGCCCGCGCCGAACACCTGTTGAGTCGTCTGAACATCCCGCAACGCCTGTGGCAACTGGCGCCGGGAACCTTTTCCGGGGGCGAGCAGCAACGGGTCAACATCGCGCGGGGCTTCATGGTGCCGTGGCCCGTCATGCTGTTGGACGAACCCACGGCGTCGCTGGACGACAGCAATCGCCAAGTGGTGCTGGAGCTGATCAACGAAGCGAAAACCGACGGTGCCGCCGTGATCGGCATCTTTCACGACCGTCTGGCTCGCGAGGCGGTGTCCGACCGCCATCTGGACATGACACCGCTGGACTTGACCGCGAAGGAGTTACTGCAATGCTGA
- the phnN gene encoding phosphonate metabolism protein/1,5-bisphosphokinase (PRPP-forming) PhnN yields MAGRLIYLIGPSGSGKDSLLDAAREPMAARGCRIVRRVITRSAEAKGEAAQAVSVEQFNHMQAEGAFALDWFANGLHYGIPKEIDQWLADGHDVLINGSRGHLPQARERYPDLLVVLLSVDQAVLRQRLLARGRESANEIEERLTRNAQFADDLLADSPSVILLDNSGALDQTVVRLLQRIDREHACV; encoded by the coding sequence ATGGCTGGCAGGTTGATCTATCTCATCGGACCGTCCGGTTCGGGCAAGGACAGCCTGCTGGATGCCGCGCGCGAACCGATGGCCGCTCGTGGCTGCCGGATCGTGCGCCGGGTCATCACCCGCTCGGCGGAAGCCAAGGGCGAAGCGGCGCAGGCGGTCAGCGTCGAGCAGTTCAACCACATGCAGGCTGAAGGCGCGTTTGCCCTTGACTGGTTTGCCAACGGCCTGCACTACGGGATTCCGAAAGAGATCGATCAATGGCTGGCTGATGGTCATGACGTGTTGATCAACGGATCGCGCGGGCATCTGCCTCAGGCCCGTGAGCGCTATCCGGATCTGCTGGTGGTGCTGCTGTCGGTCGATCAGGCGGTCCTTCGTCAACGCTTGCTGGCGCGAGGTCGGGAGTCGGCGAACGAGATCGAAGAGCGATTGACGCGCAATGCGCAATTCGCCGATGACTTGCTCGCGGATAGTCCGTCAGTGATTCTGCTGGACAATTCCGGAGCCCTGGACCAAACCGTCGTCCGCTTGCTGCAACGGATCGACCGGGAGCACGCATGCGTCTGA
- the phnP gene encoding phosphonate metabolism protein PhnP, with the protein MRLTLLGTGDARQVPVYGCQCPACQAAHADSRWRRRPCSALVELGDQRWLIDSGLPDLTERFPPRSFSGILQTHYHADHAQGLLHLRWGQGLVIPVHGPADPEGLSDLYKHPGILDFSQPFAAFETRQFGELSVTALPLLHSKPTLGYLLEGGGRRMAYLTDTVGLPADTTAYLQRQLLDVLVLDCSMPPQPQTPRNHNDLTLALQIIEALKPERAVLTHVGHTLDAWLIQHAGELPDGVHVARDGMEI; encoded by the coding sequence ATGCGTCTGACCTTGCTCGGCACCGGAGATGCGCGGCAGGTGCCGGTCTACGGGTGTCAGTGCCCGGCCTGTCAGGCGGCCCATGCCGATTCGCGTTGGCGTCGACGACCGTGCTCGGCGCTGGTCGAGCTCGGCGATCAGCGCTGGTTGATCGACAGCGGCTTGCCAGACCTCACCGAGCGGTTCCCGCCGCGCAGCTTCAGCGGCATCCTCCAGACCCATTACCACGCCGACCACGCCCAGGGCTTGCTGCATTTACGCTGGGGGCAGGGGCTGGTGATTCCCGTGCATGGCCCGGCCGATCCTGAAGGGCTGTCGGACCTGTATAAACACCCGGGGATTCTGGATTTCAGTCAGCCGTTCGCGGCGTTCGAGACCCGCCAGTTTGGCGAGCTGAGTGTCACGGCCTTACCCTTGCTGCACTCGAAACCGACCCTGGGCTATCTGCTGGAAGGCGGTGGCCGGCGAATGGCCTACCTGACCGACACAGTGGGGTTGCCCGCTGACACCACGGCGTATTTACAGCGTCAGCTGCTGGACGTACTGGTCCTGGACTGCTCGATGCCGCCGCAGCCGCAAACGCCGCGTAATCACAATGATTTGACTCTGGCGTTGCAGATCATCGAGGCATTGAAGCCCGAGCGGGCGGTGCTGACCCACGTCGGGCACACGCTGGATGCGTGGCTGATCCAGCATGCCGGGGAGCTTCCGGACGGCGTGCACGTGGCTCGAGACGGTATGGAGATCTAG
- a CDS encoding ABC transporter permease → MSAYWHCFSGIVLREWLRFVLQRTRFLSALVRPLLWLLVFAAGFRAALGIAIIEPYDTYIPYEVYIIPGLACMILLFNGMQGSLSMVYDREMGSMRVLLTSPLPRTFLLVSKLLATSLISLLQVYTFLAVAWVYGVQPPASGLLVALPALLLVALMLSALGLLLSNAIRQLENFAGVMNFVIFPLFFMSSALYPLWKMREASEWLYWLCAVNPFSHAVELVRYALYERLNPLALAVCLVLTVLFAWLAVLTFNPQHAAVRKPG, encoded by the coding sequence ATGAGCGCTTATTGGCACTGTTTCAGCGGGATCGTCTTGCGCGAATGGCTGCGGTTCGTGCTGCAACGCACGCGCTTCCTCAGCGCACTGGTGCGGCCGTTGCTGTGGCTGCTGGTGTTCGCCGCCGGTTTCCGTGCGGCGCTGGGCATCGCGATCATCGAACCTTATGACACCTACATTCCGTATGAGGTCTACATCATCCCCGGCCTGGCGTGCATGATTCTGCTGTTCAACGGCATGCAGGGCTCACTGTCGATGGTCTACGACCGTGAGATGGGCAGCATGCGCGTCCTGCTGACCAGTCCCCTGCCCCGCACGTTCCTGCTGGTAAGCAAACTGCTGGCGACCTCGCTGATCTCGCTGTTGCAGGTGTATACGTTTCTGGCCGTGGCGTGGGTGTATGGCGTGCAGCCGCCCGCGTCCGGGCTGCTCGTCGCATTGCCGGCCTTGCTGTTGGTCGCGTTGATGCTCAGCGCCCTGGGCTTGCTGCTGTCCAACGCCATTCGCCAACTGGAGAACTTCGCCGGCGTGATGAACTTCGTGATCTTCCCGCTGTTTTTCATGTCGTCGGCGCTGTACCCGTTGTGGAAGATGCGCGAGGCCAGCGAATGGCTGTATTGGCTGTGCGCGGTCAACCCGTTCAGCCATGCGGTGGAACTGGTGCGTTATGCCCTCTACGAACGGCTGAACCCGCTGGCACTCGCGGTCTGCCTGGTACTGACAGTGCTGTTTGCCTGGCTCGCCGTGCTGACCTTCAACCCGCAGCATGCGGCGGTGCGCAAACCGGGCTGA
- a CDS encoding PQQ-dependent catabolism-associated CXXCW motif protein produces the protein MPRALSFASLFALILGSTPMIQAATAEPGAPLFNADGYRITLYRSPTPERIAGAQIVSTEQLQALLNQRPQPVLIDVYRRQWLQGRFIEDEPHVNLPGSHWLANTGDGELTPRWMEYLTLNLRALTDGHQDTPLVFYCRADCWLSWNAIKRASALGYSHLYWYRDGLDAWQAAGLPVEPAQPEPLR, from the coding sequence ATGCCCCGTGCCTTGTCATTCGCCAGCCTGTTCGCCCTGATCCTGGGTTCAACCCCGATGATTCAGGCGGCGACCGCTGAGCCGGGTGCGCCGCTGTTCAACGCCGACGGTTACCGCATCACGCTGTACCGCAGCCCCACGCCCGAGCGGATAGCCGGCGCGCAGATCGTCAGCACCGAACAACTGCAGGCGTTGCTCAACCAACGTCCCCAACCTGTCCTGATCGACGTTTACCGCAGGCAATGGCTGCAAGGGCGCTTCATCGAGGACGAACCCCACGTCAACCTCCCCGGCAGTCACTGGCTGGCCAACACCGGCGACGGCGAACTGACCCCGCGCTGGATGGAATACCTGACCCTCAACCTGCGCGCGCTGACCGATGGTCATCAGGACACGCCCTTGGTGTTCTACTGCCGCGCCGATTGCTGGCTGAGCTGGAACGCGATAAAACGCGCCAGCGCCCTGGGCTACAGTCATCTGTATTGGTATCGCGACGGCCTGGACGCCTGGCAGGCTGCCGGACTGCCCGTGGAACCGGCACAACCCGAGCCTTTACGCTAA
- a CDS encoding alpha-D-ribose 1-methylphosphonate 5-triphosphate diphosphatase yields the protein MLNEQILTNAHIVTADLVFTGTVVLRDGLISDVQTGVSHLPQAQNLGGDYLLPGLVELHTDNLEKHLSPRPGVDWPSASAVMSHDAQIIAAGITTVFDALSIGDVNPKGKRMQQLPGMVEAIAQANAADMTRAEHRLHLRCEVCHPDTLSVFRDLVEQPLVQLVSTMDHSPGQRQFALESKYREYYMGKYHLSTEQMDEFIVEQVANSKVYSDRYRRAIVDICLDRGLSVASHDDATVEHVEESAGYGMTIAEFPTTLEAAQACRRLGMSVLMGAPNIVRGGSHSGNIAAATLAKEGLLDILSSDYYPASLLQAAFALGAQLDEARQTSGAGLAQAVTTVSLAPARSAGLHDRGEIRVGLRADLIHARAVGTLPVIQQVWRQAKRVF from the coding sequence ATGCTGAACGAACAGATCCTGACCAATGCCCACATCGTCACTGCCGATCTGGTGTTCACCGGCACCGTGGTCCTTCGCGACGGCCTGATCAGCGACGTTCAGACCGGCGTCAGCCATTTGCCACAGGCACAGAACCTGGGCGGCGATTACCTGCTGCCGGGGCTGGTCGAACTGCACACCGATAACCTGGAAAAACACCTGAGTCCACGTCCGGGTGTGGACTGGCCGTCAGCTTCGGCGGTGATGAGCCATGACGCGCAGATCATCGCTGCGGGCATCACCACGGTGTTCGACGCGCTGTCCATCGGCGACGTCAACCCCAAGGGCAAGCGCATGCAGCAACTGCCCGGGATGGTCGAAGCCATCGCCCAGGCGAATGCAGCCGACATGACCCGTGCCGAACACCGTTTGCACCTGCGTTGCGAGGTCTGCCACCCGGACACCTTGAGCGTGTTCCGCGATCTGGTGGAGCAGCCGCTGGTGCAACTGGTCTCGACCATGGACCATTCGCCGGGTCAGCGTCAGTTTGCCCTTGAATCCAAGTACCGTGAGTACTACATGGGTAAGTACCACCTGAGCACCGAGCAGATGGACGAATTCATCGTCGAGCAGGTCGCCAACTCGAAGGTCTACAGTGACCGGTACCGCCGCGCGATCGTCGACATTTGCCTGGACCGCGGCTTGTCGGTCGCCAGCCACGACGACGCGACGGTCGAGCACGTCGAGGAATCGGCGGGGTATGGGATGACCATCGCCGAGTTCCCGACCACGCTGGAAGCGGCGCAAGCGTGCCGGCGCCTGGGCATGAGCGTGCTGATGGGCGCGCCGAACATCGTCCGAGGCGGTTCGCACTCGGGCAATATTGCGGCGGCCACCCTTGCTAAAGAAGGGCTACTGGATATTCTCTCCAGCGATTACTATCCGGCCAGTCTGCTGCAAGCGGCCTTTGCGCTCGGTGCGCAACTGGACGAAGCCCGGCAGACGTCGGGGGCAGGGCTGGCCCAGGCCGTGACCACGGTAAGCCTGGCCCCGGCGCGTTCGGCCGGTCTGCACGATCGCGGCGAAATCCGTGTCGGGCTGCGCGCCGACCTGATCCATGCCCGCGCCGTGGGCACACTGCCGGTGATCCAGCAGGTCTGGCGACAAGCGAAGAGGGTTTTTTAA
- a CDS encoding REP-associated tyrosine transposase, which translates to MKSAPHSRQLRTGRYSGGHHLYLLTTVVHNRSRILADWRLGRLVVDEFRLAEEEGAARSLAWVVMPDHFHWLIELHDSTLSTLMRRAKSRSAHSINRALGRQCQVWQKGFHDRALRSEEDIKAVARYIVANPLRAGLVRRIGDYPLWDAIWLP; encoded by the coding sequence CTGAAATCAGCACCTCATTCACGACAACTGCGCACGGGCCGGTATTCGGGCGGTCATCACCTCTACCTGCTTACCACCGTGGTCCATAACCGTTCACGAATCCTCGCCGACTGGCGCCTGGGAAGACTCGTGGTCGATGAGTTCAGACTCGCCGAGGAGGAGGGAGCGGCACGCTCTCTGGCCTGGGTCGTCATGCCTGACCATTTTCACTGGCTCATTGAACTGCACGACAGCACGTTATCGACCTTGATGCGGCGCGCAAAATCACGCAGTGCTCACAGCATCAACCGTGCCTTGGGCCGGCAGTGTCAGGTCTGGCAGAAGGGATTCCATGACCGGGCGTTGCGTTCGGAAGAAGATATCAAAGCCGTCGCACGCTATATCGTCGCCAACCCGCTGAGAGCCGGGTTGGTGAGAAGGATAGGCGATTACCCATTGTGGGATGCCATCTGGTTACCTTGA
- a CDS encoding alpha-D-ribose 1-methylphosphonate 5-phosphate C-P-lyase PhnJ encodes MNAATQPRPPRDEAYNFAYLDEQTKRMIRRGLLKAVAIPGYQVPFGGREMPLPYGWGTGGMQLTAAILGAEDVLKVIDQGADDTTNAVSIRRFFARTAGVETTERTPEATIIQTRHRIPETPLHADQIMVYQVPIPEPLRFIEPSETETRTMHALNDYGVMHVKLYEDIATFGHIATAYAYPVTVDERYVMDPSPIPKFDNPKLDMSPALMLFGAGREKRLYAVPPFTRVTSLDFEDHPFEVQKWEHNCAICGSHDSFLDELILDDQGTQSFVCSDTDYCAQRVNEGRDGQ; translated from the coding sequence ATGAACGCCGCTACGCAACCTCGGCCGCCACGCGACGAGGCCTACAACTTCGCTTATCTGGATGAGCAGACCAAACGCATGATCCGTCGCGGCCTGCTCAAAGCCGTGGCGATTCCGGGTTATCAGGTGCCGTTCGGTGGGCGTGAAATGCCGCTGCCGTACGGTTGGGGAACCGGCGGCATGCAACTGACTGCCGCGATCCTGGGCGCCGAAGACGTGCTCAAGGTCATCGATCAGGGCGCTGACGACACCACCAACGCGGTGTCGATCCGCCGGTTCTTCGCCCGCACCGCAGGCGTCGAGACCACCGAGCGCACGCCGGAGGCGACGATCATCCAGACCCGTCACCGCATCCCGGAAACGCCGCTGCATGCCGACCAGATCATGGTCTATCAGGTGCCGATCCCCGAGCCACTGCGGTTCATCGAACCGTCGGAAACCGAGACCCGCACCATGCACGCGCTGAACGACTACGGCGTGATGCACGTAAAACTGTACGAAGACATCGCCACGTTTGGCCACATCGCGACGGCCTATGCCTACCCGGTGACGGTGGACGAGCGTTACGTGATGGACCCGTCGCCGATCCCGAAATTCGACAACCCGAAGCTCGACATGAGCCCGGCGTTGATGCTGTTCGGTGCAGGCCGCGAGAAGCGTCTGTATGCCGTGCCGCCGTTCACCCGCGTCACCAGCCTGGACTTCGAGGATCACCCGTTCGAGGTGCAGAAGTGGGAGCACAACTGTGCCATCTGCGGCAGCCATGACTCGTTCCTCGATGAGCTGATTCTCGACGATCAGGGCACCCAGAGCTTCGTCTGCTCGGACACCGACTACTGCGCGCAGCGGGTCAATGAGGGGAGGGACGGCCAATGA